From the genome of Vibrio navarrensis, one region includes:
- the rluF gene encoding 23S rRNA pseudouridine(2604) synthase RluF, which produces MSEENAKRLNKFISETGYCSRREADKLIEQGRVTINGQQPEMGTKVLPGDDVCVDGTPLQAKERPVYIALNKPTGITCTTERDIPGNIVDFIGHKKRIFPIGRLDKPSDGLIFLTNDGDIVNKILRAGNNHEKEYVVRVDKPVSDEFIKAMSSGVNILDTVTLPCKVTRETKFSFRIVLTQGLNRQIRRMCEALGYEVFKLRRVRIMNITLDGIPNGKWRYLTDQEVAEILAMCEDSVGTEEVSRLAKGKRIRKATDAKLFDSREENQASTARRNQKAKTFRGHNADEFRHAPNSKKGQQKRGQQEGKAAHAQERDKKPSSTANKTRYDNPNAAKPAKRSNGTLSLKK; this is translated from the coding sequence ATGTCCGAAGAGAACGCAAAACGCTTAAACAAGTTCATCAGTGAAACGGGTTATTGCTCGCGCCGCGAGGCCGATAAGCTGATTGAACAAGGCCGTGTCACGATTAATGGCCAGCAGCCAGAAATGGGCACCAAAGTCCTGCCTGGTGACGATGTTTGTGTTGATGGCACCCCACTGCAAGCCAAAGAACGCCCAGTGTATATTGCACTGAACAAGCCAACAGGAATTACCTGTACCACCGAACGAGACATTCCGGGTAACATTGTCGATTTCATCGGTCATAAGAAACGCATTTTCCCAATTGGTCGCTTAGATAAACCGTCTGACGGATTGATCTTCCTCACCAACGACGGCGATATCGTCAACAAAATCCTCCGTGCTGGCAATAACCACGAGAAAGAGTACGTGGTGCGAGTCGATAAACCAGTCAGCGACGAGTTCATTAAAGCGATGTCCAGCGGCGTTAATATTCTCGATACCGTAACCCTGCCATGTAAGGTGACACGAGAAACCAAGTTTTCATTTCGTATTGTGCTGACTCAAGGGCTGAATCGGCAAATTCGCCGCATGTGTGAGGCGCTGGGCTATGAGGTGTTTAAACTGCGCCGTGTACGCATCATGAACATCACGTTGGATGGTATTCCCAACGGTAAATGGCGTTACTTAACCGACCAAGAGGTCGCTGAGATCTTGGCAATGTGCGAAGATTCCGTGGGGACCGAAGAAGTTTCTCGCCTCGCCAAAGGCAAGCGCATCCGTAAAGCAACCGACGCTAAGCTGTTTGACAGTCGCGAAGAAAATCAAGCCTCAACGGCAAGACGCAATCAAAAAGCGAAAACCTTCCGCGGGCACAATGCCGATGAGTTTCGACATGCGCCAAACTCAAAAAAAGGTCAGCAGAAACGCGGCCAACAAGAAGGCAAAGCGGCTCACGCTCAAGAGCGCGACAAGAAACCGAGCTCAACAGCCAACAAAACCCGCTATGATAATCCGAACGCAGCGAAACCAGCCAAACGCTCTAACGGCACCTTGAGTTTGAAAAAATAA
- a CDS encoding DUF411 domain-containing protein has protein sequence MKLKSLTLLMLTALSANVLATEVINHKSPYCGCCSDWSKHMQNNGFEVKDVLHDDMNRVKKQLGLKDSKLYSCHTAEINGYVFEGHVPAKDVKTFLANPPRNAKGLTVPGMPMGSPGMEYGEKQESYSVYVFNEQGQAFEYSHYKGN, from the coding sequence ATGAAACTCAAATCCCTAACCCTGCTAATGCTGACTGCGCTCTCTGCCAATGTGCTGGCAACGGAGGTTATCAACCATAAATCCCCCTATTGCGGCTGCTGTAGTGATTGGAGTAAACACATGCAAAATAACGGCTTTGAGGTGAAAGACGTGCTGCATGACGACATGAACAGGGTGAAAAAACAACTGGGTCTCAAAGACAGCAAACTTTACTCCTGCCATACGGCAGAAATTAACGGCTACGTTTTCGAAGGCCATGTGCCGGCCAAGGATGTCAAAACATTCTTAGCCAACCCGCCGCGCAATGCGAAAGGCTTGACGGTTCCCGGTATGCCGATGGGCTCGCCCGGTATGGAGTATGGCGAGAAGCAAGAAAGTTACTCGGTTTATGTCTTTAACGAACAAGGTCAAGCGTTTGAGTACAGCCACTACAAGGGAAACTAA
- the kdsA gene encoding 3-deoxy-8-phosphooctulonate synthase encodes MEQKIVQVGDIQVANDKPFTLFAGMNVLESRDLAMQICEHYVKVTDKLGIPYVFKASFDKANRSSVHSYRGPGLEEGMKIFQELKETFGVKIITDVHTEAQAQPVADVVDVIQLPAFLARQTDLVEAMAKTGAVINVKKPQFMSPGQVGNIVEKFAECGNDKIILCERGSCHGYDNLVVDMLGFGVMKNASKGSPIIFDVTHSLQMRDPSGAASGGRREQTVELAKAGLATGIAGLFIEAHPNPDKARCDGPSALPLDKLEPFLAQMKALDDLVKSFPQIDIK; translated from the coding sequence ATGGAACAAAAAATCGTTCAAGTTGGCGACATTCAAGTTGCGAACGACAAGCCGTTTACCCTGTTTGCTGGTATGAACGTGCTCGAATCCCGTGATCTTGCCATGCAGATCTGTGAACACTACGTGAAAGTGACAGACAAGCTGGGTATTCCTTACGTGTTCAAAGCCTCATTTGATAAGGCAAACCGCAGTTCAGTTCACTCTTACCGTGGCCCCGGCCTCGAAGAGGGGATGAAAATCTTCCAAGAGCTCAAAGAGACGTTTGGCGTGAAGATCATTACTGACGTTCACACCGAAGCACAAGCTCAGCCAGTCGCCGACGTGGTGGACGTTATCCAGTTGCCCGCGTTTCTTGCTCGTCAAACCGACCTGGTTGAAGCGATGGCCAAAACGGGCGCAGTGATCAACGTCAAGAAGCCGCAATTTATGAGCCCGGGTCAAGTGGGTAACATCGTTGAGAAGTTTGCCGAGTGTGGTAACGACAAAATCATTCTTTGTGAACGCGGCTCGTGCCATGGCTACGACAATCTTGTGGTGGATATGCTCGGCTTTGGTGTGATGAAAAACGCTTCAAAAGGCAGCCCAATCATTTTTGATGTGACGCACTCACTGCAAATGCGCGATCCATCGGGTGCCGCTTCTGGTGGTCGTCGTGAACAGACCGTCGAACTGGCCAAAGCGGGCTTGGCAACTGGCATCGCAGGTCTATTTATCGAAGCGCATCCAAATCCAGACAAAGCACGTTGTGACGGCCCATCGGCATTGCCACTGGATAAGCTTGAGCCTTTCCTCGCACAAATGAAAGCGTTGGATGATTTGGTGAAAAGTTTCCCGCAGATAGACATCAAATAA
- the ushA gene encoding bifunctional UDP-sugar hydrolase/5'-nucleotidase UshA yields MKQRLILKTALSAAILATLAGCATQPTHEWQTDKSYKLTVLHTNDHHGRFWQNKYGEYGMAARKTLIDELRAEIQAEGGSVLLLSGGDINTGVPESDLQDAEPDFKGMSKIGYDAMALGNHEFDNPIDVLMKQKEWANFPMLSANIYDKKTGERMFQAYQMFNKQGIKIAVIGLTTEDTAKLGNPEFIGGIDFRDPKEEAKKLIAELKETEKPDLIFAVTHMGHYEDGKRGINAPGDVALARYLNEGDLDMIVGGHSQEPVCMEAPNVVTKNYKPSDECKPDQQNGTYIVQAHEWGKYVGRADYEFLNGELRMVSYDLIPVNLKKKVDVNGKSQRVFIESEIKEDDAMLEFLRPYQEQGQAQLNVKIAETNGKLEGDRNVVRFKQTNLGRLIAAAHMDRAKADFAVMNSGGVRDSIDAGQVTYKDVLTVQPFGNIVTYVDMSGKEVLDYLNVVATKPVDSGAYAQFAGISMTVYKDKVADVFIRGEQLRLDQTYRFTIPSYNAAGGDGYPKVSDHPGYVNTGFVDAEVLKDFMEKNSPIDINKFAPAGEIVYK; encoded by the coding sequence ATGAAACAACGCCTGATTTTAAAAACCGCGCTAAGCGCAGCAATTCTGGCTACTCTGGCGGGTTGTGCTACTCAGCCAACTCACGAGTGGCAAACGGACAAGAGCTACAAACTGACGGTTTTGCACACCAATGACCATCACGGTCGTTTTTGGCAAAACAAATACGGTGAGTATGGCATGGCTGCCCGTAAAACTCTGATTGATGAGCTACGTGCTGAAATTCAGGCGGAAGGCGGCAGTGTGCTGCTGCTGTCAGGCGGTGACATTAACACAGGTGTACCAGAATCGGATCTCCAAGATGCAGAGCCAGATTTTAAAGGCATGAGCAAAATTGGTTACGACGCGATGGCGCTGGGTAACCACGAGTTTGACAACCCAATCGACGTACTGATGAAACAGAAAGAGTGGGCAAATTTCCCCATGCTTTCTGCCAACATCTACGACAAGAAAACGGGTGAGCGCATGTTTCAGGCTTACCAAATGTTCAACAAACAAGGCATCAAAATTGCGGTTATCGGTCTGACGACGGAAGATACTGCAAAACTGGGTAACCCTGAGTTTATTGGCGGCATCGATTTCCGTGATCCGAAAGAAGAAGCGAAAAAGCTGATTGCGGAACTAAAAGAGACGGAAAAACCGGATCTGATCTTTGCCGTGACGCACATGGGTCACTACGAAGATGGCAAACGCGGCATTAACGCCCCAGGCGATGTTGCTCTTGCGCGTTACCTCAATGAAGGCGATTTGGATATGATCGTGGGCGGCCACTCGCAAGAGCCAGTGTGTATGGAAGCGCCGAATGTGGTGACAAAAAACTACAAACCATCCGATGAGTGTAAGCCTGATCAACAAAACGGCACTTACATTGTTCAAGCGCACGAGTGGGGCAAATACGTTGGCCGTGCTGACTATGAGTTCCTCAATGGTGAGCTGAGAATGGTGAGCTACGATCTGATTCCAGTGAACCTGAAGAAGAAAGTGGATGTGAACGGCAAGAGCCAGCGTGTCTTCATTGAATCCGAAATCAAAGAAGACGACGCGATGCTTGAGTTCCTGCGTCCTTACCAAGAGCAAGGTCAAGCACAGCTGAACGTGAAAATTGCCGAAACCAACGGTAAGTTGGAAGGTGACCGTAACGTAGTACGTTTCAAGCAAACTAACCTAGGCCGTCTGATTGCTGCTGCGCACATGGATCGCGCGAAAGCCGATTTCGCCGTAATGAACTCGGGCGGCGTGCGTGATTCGATTGATGCAGGCCAAGTGACTTACAAAGACGTGCTCACCGTACAGCCATTTGGCAACATCGTGACTTACGTTGACATGAGCGGGAAAGAAGTGCTTGATTACCTGAACGTTGTTGCAACAAAACCCGTTGATTCAGGCGCTTATGCTCAGTTTGCTGGCATTTCAATGACAGTATATAAAGACAAAGTCGCTGACGTATTCATCCGTGGTGAGCAGCTGCGTCTTGACCAAACTTACCGTTTCACTATCCCAAGCTACAACGCGGCAGGTGGTGACGGCTATCCAAAAGTGAGCGATCACCCAGGTTACGTCAATACTGGCTTTGTGGATGCGGAAGTACTGAAAGACTTCATGGAGAAGAACAGCCCAATCGATATCAACAAGTTTGCTCCTGCTGGTGAGATTGTTTACAAGTAA
- the smrA gene encoding DNA endonuclease SmrA produces MSHEDDLDLFQQMMGDVKPIFHDTTEHKRVHRASEAQLARREAAIWLAQDNPEHLSIDHAEMLKPDDILEYKQDGVQDGVYRKLRLGKYPLQARLDLHKKSIKEARDELVSFLKQCMQMDIRTVVIAHGRGELSNPPAKMKSFVCAWLKQIKEVQCFHSAQRFHGGTGAVYVLLQKSAEKKLENRERHMKRLGS; encoded by the coding sequence ATGTCTCACGAAGATGATCTTGATCTGTTCCAACAGATGATGGGCGACGTAAAACCCATTTTCCACGACACCACCGAACATAAGAGAGTTCATCGCGCTTCAGAAGCCCAACTCGCCAGAAGAGAAGCCGCGATTTGGCTTGCGCAAGATAATCCAGAACATTTAAGTATTGACCATGCTGAGATGCTAAAACCCGACGACATCCTTGAGTACAAACAAGATGGCGTACAAGATGGGGTTTACCGCAAGTTACGTTTAGGCAAATATCCTTTGCAAGCCCGCCTTGATCTACACAAAAAGTCTATCAAGGAAGCTCGTGATGAACTGGTATCTTTCCTGAAGCAATGCATGCAGATGGACATTCGCACTGTGGTCATCGCTCACGGCCGTGGCGAGCTTTCCAATCCACCAGCAAAAATGAAGAGCTTTGTCTGCGCTTGGTTAAAGCAGATCAAAGAGGTCCAATGCTTTCATAGTGCGCAGCGTTTTCATGGTGGAACAGGCGCGGTTTATGTGCTGCTACAAAAAAGTGCGGAGAAAAAGCTGGAGAATCGCGAACGCCACATGAAACGACTCGGCAGTTGA
- a CDS encoding SirB1 family protein yields the protein MLEFFDEDFDNMELVEGALELNKAVNPETDELWARAELQRLFEEAEMALVCEHDEKARFAAFLRLFYTEWGFHGDRDAYFDSDNSFIDKVLLRRKGIPVSLGAILLYLGRRLGFALQGVTFPTQFLLRADWCDGSNSYLNPFNGEYVGEHILHAWLIGHDGPLAKLKPEHLAVSDNPTVIGRWLALLKSALLREERYTLALRCTNLALTFVPDDPYEIRDRGFIYQQLDCHQVALSDFQYFIDQCPDDPAAELLKKQVNVMSGKQVTLH from the coding sequence ATGCTGGAATTCTTTGACGAAGACTTTGACAACATGGAGTTGGTGGAAGGCGCTTTGGAATTGAACAAGGCGGTTAACCCTGAAACAGACGAACTTTGGGCGCGTGCCGAGTTGCAGCGCTTGTTTGAAGAAGCTGAAATGGCGTTGGTTTGTGAGCACGATGAAAAAGCCCGTTTTGCGGCGTTTCTGCGCCTGTTCTACACTGAATGGGGCTTTCACGGTGATCGTGATGCCTATTTTGACTCAGATAACAGCTTTATTGACAAAGTGCTGCTGCGTCGTAAAGGCATCCCGGTCAGCTTAGGGGCTATCTTGCTCTACTTAGGGCGTCGCCTCGGATTTGCCCTGCAAGGTGTCACTTTCCCTACGCAATTTTTACTGCGCGCTGATTGGTGCGACGGTAGCAACAGCTATCTCAACCCGTTTAACGGTGAGTATGTGGGCGAGCATATTCTACACGCATGGCTGATCGGTCATGATGGACCCTTGGCGAAGCTGAAGCCGGAGCATCTCGCGGTTTCTGATAACCCGACGGTGATTGGCCGCTGGTTAGCGTTACTGAAAAGCGCATTGCTGCGCGAAGAGCGTTACACTTTGGCTTTGCGTTGCACCAACTTAGCTTTGACGTTTGTGCCGGATGATCCTTATGAAATCCGTGACCGTGGGTTTATCTACCAGCAACTGGATTGTCATCAGGTTGCTCTGTCGGATTTTCAATATTTTATCGACCAGTGCCCAGATGATCCGGCGGCCGAACTGCTAAAAAAACAAGTTAACGTCATGAGTGGCAAACAGGTCACTCTACATTAA
- a CDS encoding DUF3149 domain-containing protein, with the protein MDFWLDLLFGNAVGLSSMIVIFGALGLMLFYGGFFIYKVMNDKSPH; encoded by the coding sequence ATGGACTTTTGGCTTGATCTCCTATTTGGTAATGCAGTGGGGCTATCTTCAATGATAGTGATCTTTGGCGCTCTTGGTCTGATGCTGTTTTACGGCGGTTTCTTCATTTACAAGGTCATGAACGACAAATCTCCTCACTAG
- a CDS encoding TraB/GumN family protein, whose translation MRVLEERLKKIEGKFANWIAVYGSSKAVKKLNINDFAAGKGKEMKMINKLWVNMLALTLSLPAFSEPLVWQVSNGVTEFRITGSIHVGSQALYPLPKEIEHFLPTSKGLIIEADLTESSEVQYPIPRYTSEQVLDKEQKAALEQIARMLNLPLDQVRLSPPWVSALTIQIAQIAQLGYHAELGVDNYLIELAKQHQLPLIPLESVQFQINLLANMPQDGKELLISALEQYAEGEQLLSCLIESWSKGDGPNLGKFADVSELSPQLEKVMMTDRNHAWAEQLEQRAQQQPGKYTVVVGTLHLVGKENLLELMEAKGFRVVQLTQSQQAKCAFD comes from the coding sequence TTGCGTGTCTTAGAAGAAAGGCTTAAAAAAATTGAAGGTAAATTTGCCAACTGGATCGCAGTTTACGGCTCGTCAAAAGCCGTCAAAAAACTCAATATCAACGATTTTGCCGCAGGCAAAGGAAAAGAGATGAAGATGATAAATAAGCTGTGGGTGAACATGCTTGCCCTGACATTAAGCCTGCCCGCTTTCAGCGAACCTTTGGTGTGGCAAGTCTCCAACGGCGTGACCGAGTTTCGCATCACAGGTTCAATTCATGTCGGCAGCCAAGCACTCTACCCCTTACCCAAAGAGATTGAGCATTTTTTGCCAACGAGCAAAGGATTGATAATTGAAGCCGACCTTACAGAAAGCAGTGAGGTGCAATATCCGATACCGCGCTACACCAGCGAGCAAGTACTCGATAAAGAGCAGAAAGCAGCACTTGAGCAGATTGCCCGCATGCTCAATCTACCTCTGGATCAGGTGCGGCTCTCCCCTCCTTGGGTAAGCGCACTGACGATTCAAATCGCGCAAATCGCACAACTCGGCTATCACGCTGAACTTGGCGTCGACAACTATCTGATTGAACTGGCGAAACAACACCAATTACCCCTGATCCCGCTTGAAAGTGTCCAATTTCAAATTAATCTGTTGGCAAACATGCCACAAGATGGCAAAGAGCTTCTGATTAGCGCTCTTGAACAGTACGCCGAAGGCGAGCAACTGCTCTCTTGTCTCATCGAAAGTTGGTCTAAAGGCGATGGGCCAAACCTTGGCAAATTTGCCGATGTGTCAGAACTTTCCCCTCAATTGGAAAAAGTCATGATGACCGATCGCAATCACGCGTGGGCAGAGCAACTTGAGCAACGCGCTCAGCAGCAGCCGGGGAAATACACTGTGGTGGTCGGCACCTTACATTTGGTCGGCAAAGAGAACTTGCTTGAGCTGATGGAAGCAAAAGGTTTTCGTGTAGTACAACTCACCCAGAGTCAGCAAGCGAAGTGTGCATTTGACTAA
- the ybaK gene encoding Cys-tRNA(Pro) deacylase, translating into MTPAINLAKKKKIAHTIHEYQHDPRATSYGLEAAQVLGQDPKKVFKTLLFCLNGEAKNLAVAIIPVDQKLNLKLAAKAANAKKADMADPDIAQKITGYVVGGISPLGQKKALPTFLHSSAESQNTICVSAGKRGLEIELAPQDLLALTRGQFAELCL; encoded by the coding sequence ATGACACCGGCGATCAATCTGGCGAAAAAGAAGAAAATTGCGCACACCATTCACGAATATCAACACGACCCGCGTGCGACCAGCTATGGATTAGAAGCCGCGCAAGTGCTTGGCCAAGATCCTAAGAAAGTATTTAAAACTTTGCTGTTTTGCCTGAATGGAGAAGCGAAAAATCTCGCCGTCGCGATTATTCCTGTTGATCAGAAACTCAACCTCAAGCTTGCCGCCAAAGCGGCCAATGCCAAAAAGGCCGACATGGCCGATCCTGACATTGCACAGAAAATCACTGGTTATGTGGTTGGTGGGATTAGCCCACTTGGACAAAAGAAAGCGTTGCCGACTTTTTTGCACTCTAGTGCTGAGTCACAAAACACTATTTGTGTCAGCGCCGGTAAACGTGGCCTAGAAATTGAGCTGGCACCACAGGATTTACTGGCGCTAACTCGCGGGCAGTTTGCCGAGCTTTGTCTGTGA
- a CDS encoding beta-N-acetylhexosaminidase: MLKQTLIAASVIASLAGCSTLQSDEQGVVNSLADNLDIQYQVMTNHGANEGLACGDMEAEWASCNRVNMTLMNQGEAVNSKDWAIYFHSIRLILDVENDQFKISRVTGDLHKLEPTEKFDGFAAGEEVVLPLIGEYWTLFETDFMPRAFVTAPNAQPKMIASLNTEDVASFVAGLEGNNLKRTPDDNNLFASAVSRFEKNQDLAKQDVSTTLLPTPLFVKAGKGTVDIAAGIALPKEVFDAAQFTAIQDRAAVVGVNVRGDVPVSITLVPADFTGELAKSGAYEMSIKGDGIAIKAFDQAGAFYAVQSIFGLIDSQHANSLPQLSIKDAPRFAYRGVMVDVARNFHSKDAILATLDQMAAYKMNKLHLHLTDDEGWRLEIPGLPELTEVGANRCFDVEEKICLLPQLGSGPTSDNFGSGYFSKADYVEILKYAKARNIEVIPEIDMPAHARAAVVSMEARYDRLMAEGKEAQANEYRLMDPQDTSNVTTVQFYDKQSFINPCMESSTRFVDKVISEVAAMHVEAGMSLSTWHFGGDEAKNIKLGAGFQDVNAQDKVSWKGTIDLSKQDKPFAQSPQCQTLITDGTVTDFAHLPSHFAEQVSKIVAEKGIANFQAWQDGLKYSEGPAAFATETTRVNFWDVLYWGGTSSVYEWAKKGYDVIVSNPDYVYMDMPYEADPKERGYYWATRATDTRKMFGFAPENMPQNAETSLDRDGNGFSGKGDVQGKPFYGLSAQLWSETVRNDEQYEYMVFPRVLAAAERAWHRADWENDYKVGVEYSQNSNLVDKAALNQDYNRFANLLGQRELAKLEKAGIDYRLPVPGAKVEEGKLAMNVQFPGVTLQYSLDGKNWLTYADDARPAVTGEVFIRSVSATGEKSSRVTSVK, encoded by the coding sequence ATGTTGAAACAAACTTTAATTGCTGCGTCGGTTATCGCTTCTTTAGCGGGCTGCTCTACATTACAAAGTGATGAGCAAGGTGTCGTCAATTCATTAGCGGATAATTTGGATATTCAATACCAAGTGATGACAAATCATGGCGCGAACGAGGGGCTGGCCTGTGGTGATATGGAGGCCGAATGGGCTTCTTGTAACCGAGTGAATATGACGCTAATGAATCAAGGCGAAGCAGTCAACTCGAAAGATTGGGCGATTTACTTTCACAGCATTCGTCTGATTCTGGATGTTGAGAATGACCAGTTCAAAATCTCTCGCGTCACGGGTGATTTACACAAGCTAGAGCCGACTGAGAAGTTTGATGGTTTTGCCGCGGGTGAAGAGGTTGTACTGCCGCTGATTGGTGAATACTGGACGCTGTTTGAAACCGACTTCATGCCACGTGCTTTCGTTACTGCGCCAAACGCACAGCCAAAGATGATTGCCTCGCTAAACACGGAAGATGTGGCGTCTTTTGTGGCAGGTCTTGAAGGTAACAACCTAAAACGTACGCCAGATGACAACAACCTATTTGCGAGCGCTGTGTCTCGCTTCGAGAAGAACCAAGACCTAGCCAAACAAGATGTATCAACCACCTTGCTACCGACGCCACTGTTTGTGAAAGCAGGCAAGGGCACAGTGGATATCGCGGCGGGCATTGCGCTGCCTAAAGAAGTATTTGATGCGGCGCAATTTACGGCAATTCAAGATCGCGCAGCAGTGGTCGGTGTGAATGTTCGCGGTGATGTTCCGGTTAGCATCACGCTTGTTCCAGCGGACTTCACTGGTGAATTAGCAAAATCGGGTGCTTACGAGATGAGCATCAAAGGCGACGGTATTGCGATTAAAGCGTTTGACCAAGCAGGCGCTTTCTACGCGGTGCAATCTATCTTTGGCCTGATAGATAGCCAACATGCTAATTCTCTACCACAACTGTCGATCAAAGATGCGCCTCGTTTTGCTTACCGTGGCGTGATGGTGGATGTGGCTCGTAACTTCCACTCTAAAGACGCCATTCTTGCTACGCTAGATCAAATGGCGGCGTACAAGATGAACAAACTTCATCTTCACCTAACCGATGATGAAGGTTGGCGTTTGGAAATCCCTGGTCTGCCTGAGCTGACAGAAGTGGGGGCTAATCGCTGTTTCGATGTTGAAGAGAAAATCTGTTTACTGCCTCAGCTTGGCTCGGGTCCAACGTCAGACAACTTTGGTTCTGGCTACTTCAGCAAAGCGGACTACGTGGAAATCCTCAAGTACGCGAAAGCACGTAACATCGAAGTGATTCCAGAAATCGACATGCCAGCCCACGCTCGTGCCGCAGTGGTATCGATGGAAGCGCGTTACGACCGTCTCATGGCAGAAGGGAAAGAAGCACAAGCAAACGAATACCGTCTGATGGATCCTCAAGATACATCGAACGTGACGACCGTTCAGTTCTACGATAAGCAGAGCTTTATCAACCCATGTATGGAATCGTCAACGCGCTTTGTTGACAAGGTAATTTCAGAAGTGGCAGCAATGCACGTAGAAGCGGGCATGTCTCTCTCCACTTGGCACTTTGGGGGTGATGAAGCGAAAAACATCAAGCTGGGTGCTGGTTTCCAAGATGTTAACGCACAAGACAAAGTAAGTTGGAAAGGCACGATTGACCTGTCTAAGCAAGACAAGCCATTTGCACAGTCTCCACAATGTCAGACGCTCATTACCGATGGTACGGTCACTGACTTCGCTCACCTGCCAAGCCATTTTGCTGAACAAGTTTCGAAGATTGTGGCCGAGAAGGGCATTGCAAACTTCCAAGCGTGGCAAGATGGCTTGAAATACAGTGAAGGGCCAGCGGCGTTCGCCACCGAGACGACCCGCGTTAACTTCTGGGATGTCTTGTACTGGGGCGGTACCTCATCCGTGTATGAGTGGGCGAAGAAAGGCTACGACGTGATTGTTTCTAACCCAGATTACGTCTACATGGATATGCCATACGAAGCGGACCCGAAAGAGCGCGGCTACTACTGGGCCACCCGAGCCACAGATACGCGTAAGATGTTCGGCTTTGCGCCCGAGAACATGCCGCAAAACGCGGAAACGTCACTCGATCGTGATGGCAACGGCTTCTCTGGTAAAGGCGATGTCCAAGGTAAGCCGTTCTATGGATTGTCGGCACAGCTTTGGTCTGAGACCGTGCGTAACGATGAACAATATGAGTACATGGTATTCCCTCGCGTACTCGCTGCCGCTGAGCGCGCATGGCACCGCGCGGATTGGGAAAACGACTACAAAGTGGGTGTTGAGTACTCGCAAAACTCTAACCTAGTAGACAAGGCGGCACTAAACCAAGACTACAACCGCTTTGCTAACCTGCTTGGCCAGCGTGAACTGGCGAAACTGGAAAAAGCAGGCATCGACTACCGCCTACCTGTACCGGGTGCGAAAGTCGAAGAGGGTAAGCTAGCTATGAACGTTCAGTTCCCTGGTGTCACGCTTCAATACTCGCTAGATGGTAAAAACTGGCTGACGTACGCAGATGATGCTCGTCCAGCGGTCACTGGCGAAGTGTTCATCCGTTCGGTATCGGCCACTGGAGAGAAAAGCAGCCGCGTAACTAGCGTAAAATAA